From a single Corynebacterium kroppenstedtii DSM 44385 genomic region:
- the rhuM gene encoding RhuM family protein, with product MTTPDIHHDNLGEFIIYTTDDGTTEVQLRLIDNTVWMTQTQMAELFDVSRSSISEHLKHLFNENELNRVEVVRKFRKDAGRTLDHYNLDAIMAVGFRIRGPRGIQFRRWATEVLTEYLIKGFVLNDDKLKDPLGADYFDELLARIRDIRSSEARLYLELRNIISLADDYDPNSQRTHQLFATIQDKLHYAITGNTSSEIIATRCDPQADNLGLTSWKGDIVRKGDIRTAKNYLTNNELNRLNLLVSGFLNYAEDQAQRRKVVHMNDWIKKADQFIEFNDYEPLKDHGRITRDKANELAQQRYEIFNQGRKQLEDDKAERELVETLRKADRELLAQRKRLSPRHKSDRDEISR from the coding sequence GTGACCACACCCGACATACACCATGACAACCTCGGCGAATTCATCATCTACACCACCGACGACGGAACCACCGAAGTCCAACTCCGACTCATCGACAACACCGTCTGGATGACCCAAACACAAATGGCCGAACTATTCGACGTATCCCGATCCAGTATCAGCGAACACCTCAAACACCTATTCAACGAAAACGAACTCAACCGCGTAGAAGTTGTTCGGAAATTCCGAAAAGACGCAGGTCGTACCCTAGACCACTACAACCTTGACGCGATCATGGCCGTCGGATTCCGCATCCGAGGCCCCCGAGGCATACAGTTCCGACGCTGGGCTACTGAAGTACTCACTGAGTACCTAATCAAAGGGTTCGTGCTCAACGATGACAAACTCAAAGACCCCCTCGGCGCGGACTACTTCGACGAACTCCTCGCACGCATCCGCGATATCCGCTCCTCCGAAGCTCGCCTCTACCTCGAACTACGCAACATCATCAGCCTTGCCGATGACTACGACCCGAACTCGCAACGCACACACCAATTGTTTGCCACAATTCAAGACAAACTGCACTACGCAATCACCGGTAACACTTCATCCGAAATCATTGCTACCCGCTGCGACCCCCAAGCCGACAACCTAGGCCTAACCTCTTGGAAGGGTGACATCGTCCGCAAAGGCGACATCCGCACGGCAAAAAACTACCTCACAAACAACGAGCTCAACCGCCTTAACCTGCTTGTATCCGGATTCTTAAACTATGCGGAAGACCAAGCCCAACGCCGGAAAGTTGTGCACATGAATGACTGGATCAAAAAAGCTGACCAATTCATAGAATTCAATGACTACGAGCCGCTAAAAGATCACGGAAGAATAACTCGCGACAAGGCCAATGAACTAGCACAACAACGCTACGAGATCTTCAACCAAGGGCGAAAACAACTGGAAGACGACAAAGCCGAACGCGAGCTAGTAGAAACCCTCCGCAAAGCTGATCGAGAGCTCCTAGCTCAACGTAAAAGACTCTCGCCACGCCACAAGTCGGATAGAGACGAAATCTCTAGATAG
- a CDS encoding tyrosine-type recombinase/integrase yields the protein MAISKRTTTTGKTRWVARYRDQIGTEHSKTFPTQKQAKNYLQEQERALRRGEWINEKTAPTLGELWETWEATATTPGTLTVRQRAGKNLGNLAELHINHITPALLRTWINQLRTGRPWAKNHTGLSERTVRNYWSQLSGCLHMAVDDGLLAASPTSKVSIGRSPRMAVERCHIPDMEQVQNLIHVCDATGRDTLATMVILAASTGMRSSEVAGLRWKNIDRRQHMVRVVEQAASSHIKEPPTGEARWAKLKTQTSRRDIPLPAATLQRLRKHRLKHRTGPDEPMFLTPSGKMWRADNVCKAMAPFGFRFHDLRHLYASHLIRQGLGVKAVQELLGHASASTTLDTYTHLWMDETERARGAADELVRTFCGFFADSAEKEHLPEVR from the coding sequence ATGGCTATCAGCAAACGTACCACCACAACAGGAAAAACCAGGTGGGTTGCCCGCTACCGCGACCAGATCGGCACAGAACACTCCAAAACATTCCCCACCCAAAAACAAGCCAAAAACTATCTGCAAGAACAAGAGCGGGCACTCAGGCGCGGAGAATGGATCAACGAAAAAACGGCACCCACCCTAGGCGAACTGTGGGAAACCTGGGAGGCTACCGCCACCACCCCAGGTACTCTCACCGTCCGACAACGAGCCGGAAAAAACCTCGGCAACCTCGCCGAATTACACATCAACCACATCACCCCAGCGCTCCTCCGAACCTGGATAAACCAACTCCGCACAGGCAGACCCTGGGCCAAAAACCACACCGGACTATCAGAACGCACCGTGCGTAACTATTGGTCTCAACTATCCGGATGCCTACACATGGCAGTCGACGACGGACTTCTAGCAGCCTCCCCTACCAGCAAAGTCAGTATCGGTAGATCACCACGTATGGCCGTCGAACGATGCCACATCCCAGACATGGAACAAGTACAAAACCTTATTCACGTCTGCGACGCAACAGGTAGAGACACACTAGCCACTATGGTCATCCTGGCCGCCTCAACCGGAATGCGGTCAAGTGAAGTCGCAGGCCTGAGATGGAAAAACATAGACCGACGACAACACATGGTGCGGGTAGTTGAACAGGCCGCCTCATCACATATCAAAGAGCCACCCACCGGGGAGGCCCGCTGGGCGAAGCTAAAAACGCAGACCTCCCGCCGCGACATTCCTCTACCCGCAGCCACACTGCAACGGCTTCGGAAACACCGCCTCAAACACCGGACAGGACCCGACGAACCCATGTTCCTCACACCGTCGGGGAAGATGTGGCGAGCAGACAATGTCTGCAAGGCGATGGCCCCGTTTGGGTTTCGTTTTCACGATCTTCGGCACCTCTACGCTTCACATCTCATCCGGCAAGGGTTAGGGGTGAAAGCGGTCCAGGAGCTGCTTGGTCATGCGTCGGCGTCAACGACGTTGGATACGTATACGCATTTGTGGATGGATGAGACGGAGCGGGCTCGTGGTGCTGCTGACGAGTTGGTGCGGACTTTTTGCGGATTTTTTGCGGACTCGGCGGAAAAAGAGCACCTGCCGGAGGTGCGTTGA
- a CDS encoding acyl-CoA dehydrogenase family protein, whose amino-acid sequence MINLELPGFLKKGANPGHQAAAEIFRPISRKYDLAEHERPVELDTMASMVEGMADAGRGMAGASGGRGDKKKKSDGIRNGGNMAAVLNVLELCWGDVALTLSIPYQGLGNSAIAAVATDEQLERIGKVWASMAITEPGFGSDSAAVSTTATLDGDEYVINGEKIFVTAGERSDHVVVWASVDKSKGRAAIKSFVVPKSADGFTVERLEHKLGIKASDTAVLRLDNVRVPKENLLGSPEVSTKKGFAGAMATFDNTRPLVAAMAVGCARGALEKLREVLEDAGEVIDYDKPKYAQSAAVAEYLDLESDWEAAYLLTLRAAWMADNKKPNTKEASIAKAKAGRVGTHVTLKAVELAGPWGYSERELLEKWGRDSKILDIFEGTQQIQQLIVARRELGLSSKELK is encoded by the coding sequence AACTTCCTGGCTTCTTGAAGAAGGGTGCGAACCCTGGGCATCAGGCGGCCGCCGAAATCTTCCGACCCATTTCCCGTAAGTACGACCTCGCCGAGCACGAGCGCCCCGTCGAACTGGACACCATGGCCAGCATGGTGGAAGGCATGGCCGACGCTGGCCGCGGAATGGCGGGTGCGTCGGGTGGTCGCGGAGATAAGAAGAAAAAGTCCGACGGCATCCGCAATGGCGGAAATATGGCCGCGGTGCTGAACGTGCTGGAGCTGTGCTGGGGCGACGTGGCCCTCACACTGTCCATTCCGTACCAGGGCCTCGGAAACTCCGCCATTGCGGCCGTCGCGACGGATGAACAGTTGGAGCGCATCGGCAAGGTGTGGGCGTCGATGGCCATCACCGAGCCTGGTTTTGGTTCGGACTCCGCTGCCGTGTCAACAACAGCAACTCTCGACGGCGACGAGTACGTCATTAACGGTGAAAAGATCTTCGTGACGGCCGGTGAGCGTTCCGACCACGTCGTCGTGTGGGCGAGTGTGGATAAGTCCAAAGGTCGCGCGGCTATCAAGTCGTTCGTCGTTCCGAAGTCAGCCGACGGCTTCACTGTGGAACGTTTGGAGCACAAGCTAGGTATTAAGGCGTCGGATACCGCGGTATTGCGCCTGGATAATGTGCGCGTTCCGAAGGAGAACCTGTTGGGTTCGCCGGAGGTGAGCACGAAGAAGGGCTTCGCCGGAGCGATGGCGACGTTCGACAACACGCGCCCGCTAGTTGCTGCGATGGCTGTCGGATGTGCCCGCGGTGCGTTGGAAAAGCTCCGTGAGGTGCTGGAAGACGCTGGTGAGGTCATCGATTATGACAAGCCGAAGTATGCTCAGTCGGCTGCCGTCGCGGAATACCTCGACTTGGAGAGCGACTGGGAAGCTGCGTACCTGTTGACGCTGCGCGCGGCGTGGATGGCGGATAATAAGAAGCCAAACACCAAGGAAGCGTCGATTGCGAAGGCGAAGGCGGGGCGTGTTGGTACTCATGTCACGCTTAAGGCTGTGGAATTGGCTGGTCCGTGGGGCTACTCCGAACGCGAACTGCTGGAGAAGTGGGGGCGCGATTCCAAGATTCTGGACATCTTCGAAGGGACGCAGCAGATCCAGCAGTTGATTGTTGCCCGTCGCGAGCTGGGACTAAGCTCCAAGGAACTAAAATAG